TGGAAGTAGCTGTGTCTTACAATCCCTCCAGGCCCTTCAGTTCCCTGGCCAATGCTGTGAGGCCTGTTACAGGTGACTTAGAATGGGCATGAGGTGGGCCCCTCAGGGCTTCTCTTGGATCGGGCACCCCTTGTAAGCAGGGGCATGTGAAGGCTGTGCTGCCCTGGAGGGGACCCTGGTGCCCAATAAAAGTGAGAGTaagcacattttttcttttttaaaccagggatggaacccaggggcgcttaagcactgagccacatccccagcccctttttgtattttatctagagacagggtctcactgagctgcttatgTCCTCACTAAGTTAcagaggctggctttcaacttggaatcctccttcctcagcctcccaaactactgggattacaggcgtgcgccactgcgcccagctgaGCACGATATTGTTCTACATGGGAGGACCCAGGGCAGTTAGCGGGGATGACGATGGGGGCGGGGGAGGCATGAGTCCTGGAGTCTTCTTCCTTTTATGCGTCCTCTCTGCAACTCTCACTTCGGGCTGGGTTCTGGGGACTCTGTCCCTGGGCGTCATGCTGGTGTGAGGCCACCctttgcccttccccccaccagGGGTCAAGGAGCACAGACTCAGGGAGTGGTTGGCATGTGTTAATTTAGCAGACAGGGGACTTCATCTGAGGCTTTCAGGGCAGTGCTGCACCATGAGAAGGATCTCCAGCTCTGTGACTGGCATCGTGGCTGGTGGGGCAGCCAGGTGACACACAGCAGAGACTGCAGGAAGGGCAGAGGTTGGAGAGGCAGAGGCGGGAGGCACCTGAGAGAGGATAGCAGAGTGAAGACAGCCATGGTTCCAGGGAGAGGGGTATGGGCAAAGGTAGGCCTGAGACCTCCTGTCCTCTGCACCCTGGCCTCCTGTCAGTCCCCCGAGCTGACGTCCTCACTGCCGGTTCAGTTGTCGATGCACTGATCTGTGGGGGAGAAAGTCCTTCAGAGCATGCaggagcgtgtgtgtgtgtgagagcgATATCTCTCTCTGACTGCCAAGGACCCCAGCACTGCCCCTAGGCTCCCTCAGGTCCACCCTGGCCCAGCTGCAGAAGATCTGGGGATTCCTTTCGGGGTTGGGGCAGTAGGAGGGCCCAAGGTGGGGCCGAGGGTGTGAGAGAAAGGTCTGGGACTGGGCCTTACAACAGCTCAGGCTTCCTGTTTACCTGCTGAATCCTGGCAGCCTCTTGGCCCATGGCCCTGAGTGGCCTGGCTGGAGGCCCCTCCCAGATCAGGTCACTTGAAATCCAGGACATCTCCTAAGTCAGTGCTAAGTAAACCCTAGGGGGAAGGGGAGATGGCCCAGGATAGCAAGGCCCAGGGTATGCAGAGGAGGTGGCCCAGGACAAGGAGTGTGGGGAGTAGGTGGCCCAGGGGTGGTGACTGAGGAAGCTTGGACCTGGGCCTAAAATTCTTCTTGGGCAGTCCCCACTTAAACCGACAGGGAGCAGTGCTTGGGGCTGGGACTCCAAAGACCCCAGTGTGGGGTTGGGTCTTCCTGAACCACAGTATCTCTTAGGGCCTGGAAAGTCCCCacattcctttccctttcccttctccctagCTGGCTGTTACCTATGGGGACAGGGAAGATGATGTGGTCATCAGTGAGGCCCAGAGATTTGGCGAAGCGGATGAACCTCTCCTTCAGTTCAGGGGTCAGCTCCTTGGTTCTCCCTGTGACCGAGACAGCCAGTGAGTGGCTAATAGGAAGACACTCCATAAATATTGTTGAGCTAATGAACAAGACCCAAATCCTTTTCCATGGAGGGTCTGCAGAAAGACCTCCTTCCTGAGGGGTGCTGGAAGTGGAGAAGACTTCAAGGTCTAGGGGAAGGGGATTCCCTGCCCCGGTGTGTGACCAGGATCTAGGTTCCCCAGGGGATTGGGCGAGGACCCACCATAGAGGGTAATCTTGAAGTATTCCCTGTTTTCAGAAGCTTTCTTGAAGTACACCATGGCATATTGGTTGTAGTTGGTGGCTGCCACCCGCACGATGTAACTCTGTATTTTGGGATAACCTGTAGGTGCAGACAGCAAGGGGTTGACTCTACGCTGGCTGGAAGGAGGGGGATGTCCCCTTTCTCCTCAACTGCTCATGGGCTTTTCCCCACAGGACAGCATCCATGTAGAGGGCCAGGGAGGCTCCTTCCAAGAGGACCCTGCACCCTGGAACCCCAACCCCAGAGCCCCATCTCAGGACCCACTCAGGACTCACTGCTAATGTTTCCCAGGGTGAACTGGCCAGGCTGGGAAGTTGGGACAAAAGTTCTGATCCAGTGGTCACAACCCTGGTCCCTGTGGGAGTGAGAAGGGAGTTGAGCAGAGAGATGATGCAGCTTGGACCCCGAGGCTTGATgaggagggactggggatgcagcagAACTCTGATGTCTCAGGTCGAGTTTAGCCATGACAGCCCATCCTCCATTATGGCAAAAGGCCCCCACTCCACCCAGCCAGATGGACCTGGGCCTTCCACTCTGAGCCTGTCTGCCCTGCCTGCTCTGCTGCAGGGCTCAGACACTCCTGCAGCAccccctgtccctcctccagcTGCCTGCCCCGATGGCCTTCCCCACACAGTCCCCGGCCCCAGGCACTTATCCCCTGCTCTATGCCAAGCACTCCCCTAGCTCTTGAGCCAAACCTGACCCATCCTCTGAGTCCCACCCTGCCCCTTGGCACCCGAGAGCTGAGCTCCCCAAACCAGCCTTTCTTCTGCCCCTTGTTCCCCAAGTGCTCCAGTTCCAGTCCCCCCATCACCAGAGTCAGAAGCCTGTGCTGATGACCAGCCCTGCTCCCCACTCCAAGCCCCAACCTCCACCCCGACTGCCTGGCGGCACCCTGGCtgttctcccctcctctctggcAGCACCCCACTATTTCTTCCCTGCTGCAGCTGAGTCCTGATGCTGGCCCTTGCAGGAGCCCCAGGTCAGCTCCTGGCTTGGGGTGAGGTGCCCCAGAAGCTGGCCTGAGAGTGCTCTGCTCCCCTCCCGCTGCTCACCAGCCCCTGCTCAGGGCGGCCATGCAGATGACCTGTTGGTTCCTGAGGCACAGTCTCTGACTCAGAGTCCACCACACCTCCATCTGAAGCAGGATGACCTTCACGGTCACCTCCCTAGAAGCCCTGGATGGAGACCCTGGGTGGGGTCCCAGCTGAATTCAGTGTCCCTCCTCCCACTTTGGGACACTACTTTATCTTGTGTTCCACTGTTGGTGTGTGTCCCTCCCTACTGCTCTCCATGCTTGTCTGTACTGGAGCTGTCCCCAAATGCTGGCGAAAGGAAGGGGGAacaagagagaggagggagaggtggaCTCAGTGCAGAGCCATGAGCATATCCATGAGAGCCATGGACAAGTGTCCCTCAGCTCCAGTCACCCCTTGATGGTGACATGGTGATAGCCTCACCTGAGCAGAGTGGAGGTGACATTGTAGCTGTGGTCCTCCTTCAGTTGGTACGTGGTGCTGTACATCCTGAACTGACCCTGTTTTTCTTTCCGAACTGCATTTCCTGCCAAGCCTACGACGTACCATTTCCCCTGGAACTGCAAAAGACTGACGATGGGCAGAGCCCAGGATGGCCCCAGGAGCCGCCTGGCCCTCTCTGTCCCTGCCATCACCTCTGGGCAGCCCTGCTGACTGAGCAGCAAGGTCCTAGGTTGGGCCTGCCCTGAGAAGCCCACAGAGCCTCCAGGGTCAAGAGGAGTCCCTGGAAGAGGAATTAGCCCTGCGTTGGCAGGGACACGGTAGCCCTGGACAAGTGGAACTTtccaagtctcagtttccctatcCATGCAGAGGGACTGAAGATGTCCCCACTTGCATGGACAGTGGGGATTATGGGAGACTAGAGTGAACTGGGAAGATCTGTCCAGACAACCCTGGGATTGGGGGATGGCTGGACAGGCATGGCTTCCCCCGGGGACCTGGGTGCAGCAGGGCATGCTGCAGGCTAGCCAAGGACACCTGAACCTCTCCTGCCCAGCCCACTAACACTGCCCCAGagcccttcccctctcctccctctgtgCCTGCCACTCTCCCGGGGCCCTCCCTGCAGCTGCCCCTCCAGGCTTCTTACCCGGTCATCCTGAAAGCCCTGCTGCAGGGGGACCCTGgagggaggtggggctgggatCAGGTTTGGAGCAGAATCCTGGGCTTGGGTCTGCAGGGTGCCCAGCAAGGTGAGGCCCAAATACAGGAGACCTAGCGGCATGATTTCAGGCAGCTGAGCCTGGCAGGTGTtgaaggaagaagcagagagagcgagCAGCCCAGCCTGCAGGAACTATTTATGGGCCACTGGTTGCTGCTCCCCCCAGGGTGGGGTGTACAGCCTTTGCCAAACCCAGGAAGGGTGAGGTAATTGCCAGAAACTCATGTGGAAACACTTGGCAAGGTTCctaccccttcctctctctggtcAGGATTGTGCAAATGGGAGGAAGAAGGCCAgcaggggagggggacaggagggACATTCCCAGGAAGCCACAGTCCAGTGGGGACAAGGGTTCCCTTTGGGCACTGTCTGTACCTCTCCCTTCATGTGACTGACTCTGTCTGCAGGTCAGTGGACAAGCTTCGTCTCTGACCCCCAGGAGCCTCTGCCCGCCTAGTGCCCAGGGAGGGCTCTGTGTGGCGAGGCCTCTCCCTGCACCCAGTGTGGGTGGCCCGCTCCCGCAGCCTCCGTGCTGTTTTCTGCTCCTTGTAAGGGTCGGGGAAGTGCAGGGCAGCTGGACATGGACCTTCCAGACGGGGAAGGATGAGGCGTCTGCTCCGAGCCCACTGAGCCCAGACCCTGGCCCTCATAGGAGCCCTGACCAGGCCCTGGCATGGAATGAGGTGCCTGAGAAACTGGCCGAAGAATGCTTCTGGTCTGGGAGTGCTCCCACCTTGGGACCCCTCTCCCGTGTTCCCTTCCCTATTTGTAGGAGCAGACAGAACAGTAGCCGAACCCTCGGGGCCTGGGCTGCTCGAGTGAGCCCAGTGGGCAGAGCCGCAAGCTAAGCATGTGGGCCACAGGTGTGGCTGCTGAGGCTGCAGTCCCAGCTCCTAGTGGAGTCCTGATAAGAGGACCACAGGGATTGCGGGGAGCACCTGCCCTGGGCAGGGTGGGCTCGGGGTGGGCATGAAGGTGGGCTCTACTCTGCTGCTCTGCACACTGGTTGCTTTGTGTCACAGGGAGTACAAGTATTTGGCCttgtccatctgtctgtctctgggccatggaacccagtgactcaggccTGAGGTTCCAGAACCGTCCCTAATCCAAGCCTTGTCCCTGAGGGAAGCTGTTTTCTCACGGGCGGCTGGCCAGCATCCTTGAGGGGCAGTGATGGGCCCAGGCCCTGTGCAGGTCCCCTGAGAGGCCTCCCCATGAGGGCTGTGGCCATCCTGGATGCCTGACCTGAGGCTCCACTGAGGGTTTGCTGACCTGGCATGGGACTTCACGGTCCCTATTGGCTCTAACCTACCTGCTATTTGGGACCCCCAGCCTGGGCTCTGAATCAGTAGATCAAGAGAAGGATTTGGGGGGTCCCAAACTGGTGGGAAGGGCGCAGCCTCTGCGTCCCTGATGCCAGAGACCCTGACTGGACCCACCCCCTCAGGCCTGCCCTGCATGCTGATCCAGGTGATGAAAGAGCAGGAAGTAAAGGTGAGCAAGCTGTGGGGACTGTGTGGCCACCAGAGCCTGCCCTCACCCTCCCGGCCCCCTTCTCCCCAGGGGCTCCACCCTTGCTGTTCTCTGTGACCTTAAATGGTGTCCTcaagggctgggctgtagctcagtggtaggagtgCCTCCTAGCGTGCACGAGGCCCTAGGCTCCGTCCCCAGCACtggagaaataaaaggcatcctcGAGTCTTCTGTGACCATCAGATGTGGTGGAGACAGGGCTGGGGTGGCAGAGTCTCAAAGAATTTCAAGTAAGCAAGAGGTAGTAGTGTCCTGAATCTCAGAGGAGTTGCTGGGTAGAAtattccagactctgaaagtcAGGGATCTGAGTGATCGGTACTGCCAAGTGGGGAGGTGTCAGTTTGCAGCGTGAGAACTAGAGCTGGCGCGGGAGGGAGAGGGCCCCGCTCAGGGGCCCCGCTGGCTTTGAAGCTGGACTCCTCAAGGGGCCAGCCCAACCCTGCCCACCTCCCGCCCCCCAGGTTCCTTCTCTGTAGAGACAGTAGCTCTGCCGATTCTGGGAGGCCAGAACAGGGCTGACTGGAGCTGGAGAGCAGGGACCACGGGGAGGCTGGCAGCGTCTGTCTCAGGAGGGAAGGGCTCCAGAAGGCCGGGCTGGACCCTCTTCAGAGTCCCGCAGGGCTGTTGGGGGGGTCGGCTTAACAGCACTTCCCCCTCGCTCCTGCTGTGAGTCTCAGCACTGGGCACTCAGTGAGGCCTGCAGTGTAGACCTCCTGTTCAGACTAGGGCGGCCTGCAAGGCCCCAGGGTGGAGGAGCACCGCAGACTCCAGGCCCCACCCACTCTTCCCAGGGGGCCTCATTCCTTGGTCCTGTGTCCCCGGCCCAGAAGGGGACTCAGGGGTTCACAAGAGTGCCCAGAGCTGGAGGCTTTGGCAATGGTCCATCCTGCACGGGAGGCAGGCCCCGCAGCCTACCAGGCCCTGACCATCTCCCTTTGGCCCCGCTGCTGGCTCCACTGTGACCCCTGAGCTGCTCCTGCAGGGCCACCCCACCATTTGCCCACACGTTCTCTCCAGGAAGTGCAGACATCCCTGGGGGGTTCTCAGCAAGCCACATAAAAGCTTTGGGGACAAGAccctcctgggaaaggccaggtGTGGGCCTCCCAAGTCCTGCTTAGCAACAGCAGGAGCTTGAACACTGTCCACACCTGAGTTTTTGTGGCTAGAACTCTCATTGTTCCCAGGACCCCACCCGGGTCTAATCCACCCCTGAAGGCAATGAGCTGCTTCCTGGTTCTTCTTGCATCTCAGGAATCCAGTCTGACACCCTGGTCTGGTTGCTATCAGCTCATGAGCAGTGATCAGCCCTGGAAGTGCCTGGACCTCACATAGCCCCCTCTGACCTGCCTGGAGGGTCTACAAGGACAGAGCAGGCTTCCAGAACCAGGGCCGTGCCTGGGAGGAACCTCCGGGCAAGAGGCCCTGGGAGGCCCAGTCATGGCCCCAGGAGCTCCTGGTTTCCATGGATGGACCCCCTTTGGTCACTGCAGGCCCAGTGGCACCCGGCTCCCAGACAACCCAGAATGGGCAGGACTGTTCGTGTGAGGCACTTGCTCCCTAGGGACGTGGCTGGAGTCCCCATTCCCAGAATTGACTTTCTAGTCCCATGCCATCTTTCACCCCTGGGGCTCCCCAGGGGGCCTCTAAGACCTCCTGGCCCCAGCCCCTTCCACCTGATGGGGACCCTGCCTGTGGGACCTCTGAAAGGTAGCCCCTCCCAAACCCGCACACTGGATGCCTCCCTCTGGGACAGGCCTTGGGGCCCACTGGACAGGGGCAGTAGGCCCTGCTGCTCGAGAGCTGGGCCAACCTCCTGGTGCTGGTCCTCGGGTACTTGGCCCAGGCTGCCCCCTAGAGGGGTGCTCCTGCCTTCTGCTCCACAGCCTGGATGCCCATGCAGGTAAAAGGGTCCACAGTAACCACAGGGCACAGGGGACCAGAAGCCACATCTATGAACAAGGTCTGCAGAGGGCCCAGGCATCCCACGGGTGGGAGGTAGCTGCTGAGCTCCCCTGGAGCTGGACAGGGGACCTCTGCCTGGCATGGCCCTGGTGCTGGGACAAGACATTTGATCCTCCCAACTCTGCACCTCTTCTGCCTGAAGCCCCCACAACTCCAGGTGGCCCAAGGAAGGGGCATGTCCACCATAGCAACTCCTGGATTGTCCTCTGGCTTACTGTTCCCTGGGCCCTTGGCTGGGCCAGACCTCGGGCTGGAGGGAAGaccaccccctcctcccttcccatgaCTATTAGAGTTACCTCTTAGGAATGGGACTCTCCGCTGTGTGATGGGCAGGCAGGCTGGAGGTCACAGGGTGCCAGACTGGGGGTCCCCTCTGAGCACGAGTCCCTCAGGCCTTGGTTGAATGCTGGCCTCCCCAGGGTCGCTGCAGCCCACACGCCTCTTTCTAGGCGTGGCTCCTAGTCTCCACGTCCCTGCGCCTCCCTCCTGTCATGGGCCACCTCCTCCTGAGCCTGCTGGGCCACCCGTTCCACGCCACCTCCTCCCACTTTTCTGAGTTTCCTAGATTCAGGCCACTTCACCCCTTCCCGTAGCCCACCTCTGGGTCCCCTGCCCAGTCACACCCTTGACTTTCTTGCAAGAACACGCTTTCTTAACCATGAATTTCCTGTTGTTGGTATTTTCTGCAATCTGGATAGGCTGAGAATTTCCCAAATTATCAAATTACTACAACATATTTTCACACACTTGTTGCCTTAAAACCACACACTGAGCTGGGTTCAGTGGTGTATAACTGAGTAGCTTTAATCTGAGCTACTCAGGCgcctgaggcagaaagatgtcaagttcaaggccagccaggtaacttggtgagaccctctctcaaaataaaataaaaagggctggggatgtggctcagtggcggagcgctTGTGCAGCCTgtgcgaggccctgagttcaatcccaaacaAAGCAAAGCCACATTTGTTGGCTTAAACCCACACATTCCAAAGGTCAGCAGTCGGTGGAAATCGGAAGGTCACTGAGCTGGAACAAGGTGTGGGCAGCGCCTGGCTTCTGGCTTCTCCGGAGCCTCCACGGATCGTGCCAGCCTCCTCTAGCCTGGCCTCTGCCCGCCGCCCCCGgctcccagctctgctccctctccACGGGGCGACTCCTCTGTGTCACATCTCCCTCTGCCTGTCTCAGGAAGGACTCTTGAGAGGACATTTAGGGCCCagctggataatccaggataatccaGATCTCAAAATCCTTAGCTTATTTAAAAggtagagggaaagaaggaaggaaaggtacAAGGGAGGAGGAAGCAAGGGACCAGGCCAACAGGAGTGAGAACACTTGTCTTCTACCATTGAAATGTTCGTGGTTGTGAAAATcgtgtttttcttctcttagcaATTTGAAAGCAGAATATACTCGGCAAGGGTCTATGAATCAGGAATGAGGATGCTGTCACTCTTCAGGAACAGCACATTTCTGGGCCAAGAGAAAACAATAgcttgttttgtttgcttttgaagaGAATGACACACTTATTTAACTTATTCACCTTAAAAAATCAGGCACGAGAGGGCTGGGgtcgtgactcagtggtagagcgcttgcctagcacgtgtaaggcgctgggttccatcctcagcaccgcagaAAACATCAATACCTCAAATAAAAATGGTGTATCCACCCAGgactgaaaattctttttaaaaaccaggcgttcctctttcaccacttctatttaacatcatcctagaaactctagccggagcaatcagatgaaagaaattaaagagatacgaataggaaaagaaggactcaaactatcactattttccgacaacatgattctatatttagaagatccagaaaacttctagaactcataaatgaattcagcaaagtagcaggatataaaatcaatacccataaatcaaatgcatttctatacataagcgatgaatccactgcaagagaaattaggaaaactatcccttttgcaataatctcaaaaaaataaataaataaaattcttgggaatcaatctaaaagaagaggtaaaaacctctacaatgaaaactacagaacactaaagaaagaaattgaagaagaccttagaagatggaaagacctcccccGCTCttgaataggtagaattaatattgtcaaagtagccatactaccaaaggtgcta
The Sciurus carolinensis chromosome 14, mSciCar1.2, whole genome shotgun sequence DNA segment above includes these coding regions:
- the Lcn2 gene encoding neutrophil gelatinase-associated lipocalin, which gives rise to MPLGLLYLGLTLLGTLQTQAQDSAPNLIPAPPPSRVPLQQGFQDDRFQGKWYVVGLAGNAVRKEKQGQFRMYSTTYQLKEDHSYNVTSTLLRDQGCDHWIRTFVPTSQPGQFTLGNISSYPKIQSYIVRVAATNYNQYAMVYFKKASENREYFKITLYGRTKELTPELKERFIRFAKSLGLTDDHIIFPVPIDQCIDN